In the Paenibacillus sp. genome, CGCCGACATGTCGGCGATCCACCAGATCAGCCTGCTCGCCTTCGCGGGCATGCTGGCCGGCTTGCTGAAGGAGGGCGGCAAGATGGCGGTCGGCTTCGGCATGCTGCTCGGCACGTCGATTCTGGCGCTGTACACGGGGGACGCTCCGCAGGTGCTGCAATCGACGTACGAATCGGTGGCGGCGGTCGCGCTGTTCCTGTTCCTGCCGAAGGGCATGATCCGGACGATCGCCAAATATGTGCCCGGCACGCAGGAGCACGCCAAGTCGCAGCACGATTATGCGCGGCGCATCCGCGACATTACGGCCAACCGGGTCAATCAATTTTCGGAAGTGTTCAAGCAGCTGTCCAAGAGCTTCGGGCAGCTGACGGAAAAAAACCAACTGCTGCAGCACGAAGCGGAAATGAGCCATTTCGTGAACGCGGTGACGAGCGAAGCGTGCGTGACGTGCTTCAAACGAACGACATGCTGGGACGGGGGGTTTTATAAAACTTACAAATATATGACCGATATGATGACGGAGGTGGAGACGAATCCCGAGTTCACGAAGGACGATATTCGCATGGAGTGGCGGCAGGCGTGCCATAAGACGGACCGGGTGCTGACCATTTTGCAAAAGCAGTATGAACAATACCGGCACGACCGCCATTGGACGCGGCAAATTCAGGAGAGCCGCAAACTCGTATCGGAGCAGCTGTTCGGCGTGTCTCAGGTCATGGACGATCTGGTGAAGGAAATCCGCCGCGAAGGGCAGGGATTGTTCCTGCAGGAGGAGCAAATTTCCCAAGTGCTCGAAGACATGGGGCTGACGGTACAGCGGCTCGACATTATTTCCTTGGAAGAAGGCAACGTGGAAATCGAGATCGTGCACGGCTTCGGGCGCGGGTTCGACGAATGCCGCAAAATGATCGCGCCGCTTCTCTCCGACGTGCTCGGGGAGACGATCGCGGTGCGCCAGGAGCGGTGGGACGATCCCGGCGAAGGATTGACGACGGTGCTGTTCTCCTCCGCGAAAGAATACGAGGTGGAAACGGGCATCGCCTGCGCGGCCAAGGGCGGGGAATGGCTGTCGGGCGACAGCTTCGCGACGATGGAGCTCGGGAACGGCAAATTCGCGGTGGCCGTCAGCGACGGCATGGGCAACGGCGAGCGGGCGCGCGCCGAGAGCAGCGACGCGCTGTCCATCCTGCAGCAGCTCCTCCAATCGGGCATGGACGAGCAGCTGGCGATCAAATCGGTCAATTCGGTGCTGACGCTCCGCTCGTCCGAGGAAATATACGCGACGGTGGATCTCGCGATCATCGACTTGTACAGCGCGAAGACGACGTTCATGAAAATCGGCTCAACGCCGAGCTTTATCAAACGCGGCAACGAAGTCATTCCGATCACGGCGAGCAATTTGCCGATCGGCATCCTGAAAGATATCGAGGTCGATCTGGTGATGCAGCAGCTCCTCCCGGGCGACCTGCTGATCATGATGACGGACGGCGTGTACGACGCGCCGGGCCACGCCGCCAACAAAGAGCTGTGGATGAAGCGGGTGCTGGGGGATATGCGCGACGGCACGCCGCAGGACATCGCGGACAAGCTGCTGGAGACGGTCATTCGCCACCACGACGGCGAAGTGGTGGACGACATGACGGTCATCGTGGCGAAAATCGATAAGTATACCCCGGAGTGGTCGACGTTCCGCTGGCACGGGCAAACGACGATCGAGCGGCCGAGGACGGTGAGCTGAACGCACGATTTTGCGAGGTTTGGAGTCTATAACGCTCCTCTTCTGTCAATGCTAGAACTAGGAACTTGAAACTAGTACTAGAAACGGTCGGAAGGGGAGCGTCTTGTTTTGAAGCAAATCATAGTCATTACCGACGGCAATTCGAACGAAGGCATCAGCCCGATTACGGCGGCGGCGGAGGCGTACGCCAGAGGGGTCGTCGTCAACGTGATCGGCGTCGTCGACCGGGAAGAGCAGGGCATGCGGGGCGAGAAAGAAATCGCGGCGATCGCCAAGGCGGGCGGCGGCATGTACCGAATCGTGTCGCCGGCGAAGCTGGCTTCCACGATGCAAATGATGACGCGGCAGACGGTCGTGGCGACGATCCAGCAGGTCGTCAACGCCGAGCTGAAGACGATCTTCAAGGACGAGACAGCGTCGCTCGCGACGCTGCCGCCGGAGAAGCGGGCTCAGGTCGTCCGCTCGGTCGACGAATGGACGGAAACAGCGCCGCTGCGGGTCGCCCTGCTGATCGACGCGAGCGCCAGCATGAAGCATAAATTCGACGCCGTTCGCGATGCCGCATACGACTTAATGCTCAGCATGCAAGCTAGATCAGGCCGCAGCGAGCTTGCCGTTATCCATTTCCCGGGAAATCGCGCGGGCGGTATACAAATCGACACGGAATGGACGTCGGAACTTGCAAAAATCGAGCAGATTCTATATAAATTAAACGTAAAAGGAACCACTCCTACAGGTCCGGCGATCATGGAAGCGCTGGCGCTGTTCGAAGGCGGCGAACGGACGAAGCCGAGCCGCGTCGACGAGGCCGCTTGGGGCGATTACGTTGTTTGAAGCCGTCGGCAGGCCGATGCGGCTTCGGCCCGGGGATCGCGTCGTCGGTCGGTGGAGCGGAAGGACGATTGCGATCGAGCGTTGGCTTGGGGAAGGTGCGAACGGCAGCGTCTATTTGGCGCGGGATCCGCTCGGGCCTTCCCATTGTGCGTTAAAAGTCGGGAACGACGCCTATGCGCTCCAGTCCGAAATCAACGCGCTGCAGACGGTAGGCGAAAGCG is a window encoding:
- the spoIIE gene encoding stage II sporulation protein E, giving the protein MEKRNVMQRLGWDAAGATDRWRRSAKTWFMHNRLVQAAVGKRWAFVLMLVAFLLGRATIFGELAPFALAFLAALVYLRPGMARMTAVALLAGSAFAPHLQIGTIAGQLVVFGLLHKGLARYEKADLSHAPVLVFLSAFTVGLFTDIVASNLTWYAVMMTSVEAGLSCVLTLIFLQALPVFTLTRKNYQLRHEEIICLIILLASVMTGTVHWEVGSVSIDQALSRFLILVLAFVGGAPIGAAVGVVTGLILSLADMSAIHQISLLAFAGMLAGLLKEGGKMAVGFGMLLGTSILALYTGDAPQVLQSTYESVAAVALFLFLPKGMIRTIAKYVPGTQEHAKSQHDYARRIRDITANRVNQFSEVFKQLSKSFGQLTEKNQLLQHEAEMSHFVNAVTSEACVTCFKRTTCWDGGFYKTYKYMTDMMTEVETNPEFTKDDIRMEWRQACHKTDRVLTILQKQYEQYRHDRHWTRQIQESRKLVSEQLFGVSQVMDDLVKEIRREGQGLFLQEEQISQVLEDMGLTVQRLDIISLEEGNVEIEIVHGFGRGFDECRKMIAPLLSDVLGETIAVRQERWDDPGEGLTTVLFSSAKEYEVETGIACAAKGGEWLSGDSFATMELGNGKFAVAVSDGMGNGERARAESSDALSILQQLLQSGMDEQLAIKSVNSVLTLRSSEEIYATVDLAIIDLYSAKTTFMKIGSTPSFIKRGNEVIPITASNLPIGILKDIEVDLVMQQLLPGDLLIMMTDGVYDAPGHAANKELWMKRVLGDMRDGTPQDIADKLLETVIRHHDGEVVDDMTVIVAKIDKYTPEWSTFRWHGQTTIERPRTVS